Proteins found in one Acidobacteriota bacterium genomic segment:
- a CDS encoding ABC transporter permease: MSSVALPLAGAQPGAVRRLSLGAKLNLVWEVVTGGLVELWSHKLRSILTLTLLMLGVFALVVLTSVLDGVLDKVSTGFSGMSWDGTVVIQPKEAETTEERQRFAMSPGLRYEDLTRLTAPHPGVIAYLPRATKSVRVRTSGGPERIFVTGLTPDYALLMNRPIASGRGLTEDDRKRRSTVAVVGSTLGSKLFGGADPVGRDVLVEGVPFRIVGLQAPVQIFNEEIYLDANGLMIPLETYMDRMDTSHKLRSLAVKLRHRSDLDDVSALVLGRAKQSHHGIEDVEVKDLEAEAAKSYAGFLEEMRGWRVVLSSLAATVLLVGGVGVLSVMLISFSDRRYEIGLRKSLGASDGQILVQFLLEALVLAAMGATAGTLGGAALCRVLSPKFPWGLVVNPMGLAVAWAVALGLALVFGLYPAIRASRLSPMEAMR; encoded by the coding sequence ATGAGTAGCGTCGCTCTGCCTCTCGCCGGGGCGCAGCCGGGCGCGGTGCGGCGCCTCTCCTTGGGAGCAAAACTGAACCTCGTCTGGGAAGTCGTCACGGGCGGCCTCGTCGAGCTCTGGTCGCACAAGCTGCGCTCGATCCTCACGCTCACGCTCCTCATGCTCGGCGTCTTCGCGCTCGTCGTCCTCACGTCCGTGCTCGACGGCGTCCTCGACAAGGTCTCGACGGGCTTCTCGGGCATGAGCTGGGACGGCACGGTCGTCATCCAGCCGAAGGAGGCCGAGACGACGGAGGAGCGCCAGCGCTTCGCGATGAGCCCCGGCCTGCGGTACGAGGACCTCACCCGCCTCACGGCGCCGCACCCCGGCGTGATCGCGTACCTGCCGCGCGCGACGAAGTCCGTGCGCGTGCGCACCTCCGGCGGCCCGGAGCGCATCTTCGTCACGGGCCTCACGCCCGACTACGCGCTCCTCATGAACCGGCCGATCGCCTCGGGCCGCGGCCTCACGGAAGACGACCGCAAGCGCCGGAGCACGGTGGCGGTCGTGGGGTCGACGCTCGGCTCCAAGCTCTTCGGCGGCGCGGACCCCGTGGGCCGCGACGTCCTCGTGGAGGGCGTGCCGTTCCGGATCGTCGGCCTGCAGGCCCCGGTCCAGATCTTCAACGAGGAGATTTACCTCGACGCGAACGGGCTGATGATCCCGCTCGAGACGTACATGGACCGCATGGACACGAGCCACAAGCTCAGGTCCCTCGCCGTGAAGCTGCGCCACCGGAGCGACCTCGACGACGTCTCCGCCCTCGTTCTCGGGCGGGCGAAGCAGTCCCACCACGGGATCGAGGACGTCGAGGTCAAGGACCTCGAGGCCGAGGCCGCGAAGTCCTATGCGGGATTCCTGGAGGAGATGCGCGGATGGCGGGTCGTGCTCTCCAGCCTCGCCGCGACGGTCCTCCTCGTCGGCGGCGTGGGCGTCCTGTCCGTGATGCTCATCTCGTTCTCGGACCGCAGGTACGAGATCGGCCTGCGCAAGTCGCTCGGCGCCTCGGACGGCCAGATCCTCGTCCAGTTCCTCCTCGAGGCGCTCGTCCTCGCGGCGATGGGCGCGACCGCCGGCACGCTCGGCGGCGCCGCGCTCTGCCGCGTGCTCTCGCCGAAGTTCCCGTGGGGGCTCGTCGTGAACCCCATGGGGCTCGCGGTCGCCTGGGCCGTCGCCCTCGGCCTCGCGCTCGTCTTCGGCCTCTACCCCGCAATCCGCGCCTCGCGCCTCTCGCCGATGGAGGCGATGCGCTGA
- a CDS encoding threonylcarbamoyl-AMP synthase, with protein sequence MKSRKNVHPANARSLRAAAARLRRGELVAFPTETVYGLGANALDEKAVAKIFAKKGRPADNPVIVHVSDLKMLRKVTGPPPALAKKLIAHFWPGPLTLILSKKSSIPSSVTAGLKTLAVRMPQGLARDLVRLAGVPIAAPSANLSGRPSPTTAAHVAEDFPDVYVLDGGPTAHGLESTVVALEPHPVVLRQGALSEEILRKVIPGLGRSAKLARKGGGGARRGQRAAAPSPAVSPGTKYTHYAPTRPLILFLRRSSLLSYAKAHPKALVLSLGSSPEEIARNLFAALRTRRKGTELLVLAIPRRGVGRAVMDRLTRAATRIVP encoded by the coding sequence GTGAAAAGCCGGAAGAACGTCCACCCCGCGAACGCCCGCTCCCTGCGGGCGGCCGCGGCGCGGCTCAGGCGCGGCGAGCTCGTCGCGTTTCCGACGGAGACCGTCTACGGACTCGGGGCGAACGCGCTGGACGAGAAGGCGGTCGCGAAGATCTTCGCCAAGAAGGGCCGCCCGGCCGACAACCCGGTGATCGTCCATGTCAGCGATTTGAAGATGCTTAGAAAGGTAACGGGTCCGCCGCCGGCGCTCGCGAAAAAGCTGATCGCGCACTTCTGGCCGGGCCCCCTCACTCTCATACTTTCGAAGAAATCTTCAATCCCCTCTTCGGTCACCGCGGGGCTGAAGACCTTGGCCGTCCGGATGCCGCAGGGCCTCGCGCGCGACCTCGTGCGACTCGCGGGTGTCCCGATTGCCGCGCCCAGCGCGAACCTCTCCGGGCGCCCGAGCCCCACGACGGCCGCGCACGTCGCCGAGGACTTTCCGGACGTCTACGTCCTCGACGGCGGCCCGACGGCGCACGGACTCGAGTCGACGGTTGTCGCGCTGGAGCCTCATCCGGTCGTGCTGAGGCAAGGCGCGCTCAGTGAGGAGATTCTTCGAAAGGTGATTCCCGGGCTGGGGAGATCGGCGAAGCTCGCGAGAAAGGGGGGCGGCGGCGCGCGCCGCGGGCAGCGCGCCGCCGCCCCCTCCCCCGCCGTCAGCCCCGGGACGAAGTACACCCACTACGCGCCGACGAGACCCCTCATTCTCTTTCTAAGAAGATCTTCTCTTCTCTCTTACGCGAAGGCGCATCCGAAGGCGCTCGTTCTTTCGCTGGGCTCCTCGCCCGAGGAAATCGCCCGCAACCTCTTCGCCGCGCTGCGCACGCGACGCAAAGGCACCGAGCTTCTCGTGCTCGCCATCCCCCGCCGCGGCGTCGGCCGCGCGGTCATGGACCGGCTGACGCGCGCGGCGACGCGGATCGTCCCCTAG
- a CDS encoding peptidase dimerization domain-containing protein — translation MNKETKTMNELDTKVAELAARYRPLAAEILREVIRIPADYVDRPVDAGGDPSCGLSNHEKPRLEYLMRKIIEVGAVRRNEDVNFDGYGNLVWTVEDPEDGIPSKEKRVVYFDGHSDTVRPLRSAWREKTGGIDPFEGIFDAAAVRRDFLEGELGHLPPSSEWDHLVFGRGGADQLSGVVTQVVATKILLELAPLGALKGAIVRSYATVAEEDNDGGGPQYLVKRVLPGAGPELVPDAVILTEGTGDSAKGALGIYRGQRGRMQIEVSVTGKSCHGSMPWEGKNPLEWAGPILAEAAKRYDARDGFLDHPFLGHGTRTASWARLDTPSDCAVPERFVFRFDRRLTIGETPEKAVADVEGLTAVAAARAAGLTVTVTVPTYDEPTWTGFILHNPQIYMGWLTPEEHPAIQAAVAAYRGVVSPHVAEGGARGTLRKEPRVDRWIFSTDGVGFPVAKDDTSIAVPERKRWVVSGAVKHPAMLGIGPGIEQNTHKIGECVDLREVVHATAMLARFPSAFVAASG, via the coding sequence GTGAACAAGGAGACGAAGACGATGAACGAGCTCGACACGAAGGTCGCGGAGCTCGCGGCCCGCTACCGGCCGCTCGCGGCCGAGATCCTGAGGGAAGTCATCCGCATCCCGGCCGACTACGTGGACCGGCCCGTGGACGCCGGCGGCGACCCGAGCTGCGGCCTCTCGAACCACGAGAAGCCGAGGCTCGAGTACCTCATGAGGAAGATCATCGAGGTGGGCGCGGTCCGCCGAAACGAGGACGTCAACTTCGACGGATACGGCAACCTCGTCTGGACGGTCGAGGATCCGGAGGACGGGATTCCTTCGAAGGAAAAGAGAGTCGTGTACTTCGACGGGCACTCCGACACCGTGCGTCCCCTGAGATCCGCCTGGAGGGAGAAGACCGGCGGCATCGACCCCTTCGAAGGAATCTTCGACGCTGCCGCCGTTCGCCGGGACTTCCTCGAAGGGGAGCTGGGCCATCTTCCGCCTTCGTCGGAGTGGGACCACCTGGTCTTCGGCCGCGGCGGGGCCGACCAGCTCTCGGGCGTCGTCACGCAGGTCGTCGCGACGAAGATCCTGCTCGAGCTCGCGCCGCTGGGTGCGCTGAAGGGCGCGATCGTCCGCTCGTACGCGACCGTCGCCGAGGAGGACAACGACGGCGGCGGGCCGCAGTACCTCGTGAAGAGGGTCCTGCCGGGTGCCGGGCCGGAGCTCGTGCCGGACGCCGTGATCCTCACGGAGGGCACCGGCGATTCCGCCAAGGGCGCCCTCGGGATCTACCGCGGCCAGCGCGGCCGGATGCAGATCGAGGTGAGCGTCACGGGGAAGTCCTGCCACGGCTCGATGCCGTGGGAAGGAAAGAACCCGCTGGAGTGGGCCGGGCCCATCCTCGCGGAGGCCGCGAAGCGTTACGACGCCCGCGACGGTTTCCTCGACCACCCGTTCCTCGGCCACGGCACGCGCACGGCCTCGTGGGCGCGCCTCGACACGCCGAGCGACTGCGCGGTCCCCGAGCGGTTCGTCTTCCGCTTCGACCGGCGCCTCACGATCGGGGAGACGCCCGAGAAGGCCGTCGCCGACGTCGAGGGGCTCACGGCCGTGGCCGCGGCGCGGGCCGCGGGGCTGACCGTCACCGTGACGGTCCCGACGTACGACGAGCCGACGTGGACCGGCTTCATCCTCCACAACCCGCAGATCTACATGGGCTGGCTCACACCGGAGGAGCACCCGGCGATCCAGGCCGCCGTCGCGGCGTACCGCGGCGTCGTCTCGCCGCACGTCGCGGAGGGCGGCGCGCGCGGGACTTTGCGGAAGGAGCCGCGCGTCGACCGCTGGATCTTCTCCACGGACGGCGTCGGCTTCCCGGTGGCGAAGGACGACACGTCGATCGCGGTCCCGGAGAGGAAGCGCTGGGTCGTCTCGGGCGCCGTGAAGCACCCGGCCATGCTCGGGATCGGCCCCGGCATCGAGCAGAACACGCACAAGATCGGCGAGTGCGTGGACCTGCGCGAGGTCGTCCACGCGACGGCGATGCTCGCCCGCTTCCCGAGCGCGTTCGTGGCGGCTTCCGGCTAG
- a CDS encoding knotted carbamoyltransferase YgeW produces MTTTASIDPAAAASLKGRSLLLTDDATPDQLSALLAVAERFAALDRAGKKTPLLPHELAYAMFFDNSTRTKSAWAGAAARLGMHPVIVDGSSTQVSHGETAAETGAMLGMNAHALGVRHDLILGEGNAFMRDLKKGIDDYLAATGDPRSVPVVNLQCDIDHPTQTLADLCWLREKFPEGIAGKRIAVSWAYSPSYAKPLSVPQGLIMLMTRFGAHVTLAHPEGYRLMEPCLASAAGHAASSGGTFRTVSSMDEAFEGADVVYPKSWGPYDLMLSRVDANRARDTKRMGEIEKEALARNAGHKDWICDEKRMKATRGGDALYMHCLPADIGAEVSPGVMAKHVVNVAREANWKVYVVMALLAAAKVPDLARRLEAL; encoded by the coding sequence ATGACGACGACCGCCTCGATCGACCCCGCCGCCGCCGCGAGCCTGAAGGGCAGGAGCCTCCTTCTGACCGACGACGCCACGCCGGACCAGCTCTCCGCGCTTCTCGCCGTGGCCGAACGCTTCGCGGCGCTGGACCGCGCGGGAAAGAAGACACCCCTTCTCCCGCACGAGCTCGCGTACGCGATGTTCTTCGACAACTCGACACGGACGAAATCCGCGTGGGCGGGCGCCGCGGCACGGCTCGGCATGCATCCCGTCATCGTGGACGGGTCCTCGACCCAGGTCTCGCACGGCGAGACCGCGGCCGAGACCGGCGCGATGCTCGGGATGAACGCGCACGCGCTCGGCGTGCGGCACGACCTCATCCTCGGCGAGGGCAACGCCTTCATGCGCGACCTGAAGAAGGGCATCGACGACTACCTCGCGGCCACGGGCGATCCGCGGAGCGTGCCCGTCGTGAACCTCCAGTGCGACATCGACCATCCGACGCAGACGCTGGCGGACCTCTGCTGGCTGCGCGAGAAGTTCCCGGAGGGCATCGCCGGAAAGCGCATCGCCGTGTCGTGGGCGTACTCGCCCAGCTACGCGAAGCCGCTCTCGGTGCCGCAGGGTCTCATCATGCTCATGACGCGCTTCGGCGCGCACGTGACGCTCGCGCACCCGGAGGGCTACCGCCTCATGGAGCCGTGCCTCGCGTCCGCGGCCGGACACGCCGCGTCCTCCGGCGGCACCTTCCGGACGGTCTCTTCGATGGACGAGGCGTTCGAGGGCGCGGACGTCGTCTATCCCAAGAGCTGGGGCCCCTACGACCTCATGCTTTCCCGCGTCGACGCGAACCGCGCGCGCGACACGAAGCGGATGGGGGAGATCGAGAAGGAAGCGCTCGCGCGAAACGCCGGGCACAAGGACTGGATCTGCGACGAGAAGAGGATGAAGGCGACGCGCGGGGGCGACGCCCTCTACATGCACTGCCTGCCCGCGGACATCGGGGCGGAGGTCTCGCCCGGAGTCATGGCGAAGCACGTCGTGAACGTCGCCCGTGAAGCGAACTGGAAGGTCTACGTCGTGATGGCGCTCCTCGCGGCGGCCAAGGTCCCGGACCTGGCCCGCCGGCTGGAGGCCCTGTGA
- a CDS encoding 4Fe-4S dicluster domain-containing protein, which translates to MSVLRPLPLSVLVRRAAEELPKGSVYDLPVRHVFRGAPGLDLSVRFHGRRAATPLGPAAGPQTQLAQNLALSYLAGGRILELKTVQVNDHLVIPRPCIDMRTVGFNVEWSQELAVGDSLREYAKARLLVAILDELAGIPENERDVVFDVSVGYDLEGIRSPKMSAFFDGIRDASAILDEERAALRRELPGSLRRFADVPCPARLSDSVTLSTFHGCPAEEIDAIGRHLLVERGLNTIVKLNPTLLGYGEVEEILHGRLGYGHIALRRAAFEKDLHWDGALAIARDLTAEAARLGLGFGFKVTNTLVVVNAGDFMPGDEAYLSGEPLHVLALAVGLRLREELGADLPVSFSAGVDAANVAGVVACGFVPVTSCTDLLRPGGYKRLHRQAEALAGAMRDAGAATRDDFIRKRAGVEGGDALEASLLNHRRAAAAALGDAHYAAARTGTPPRKIGSHLHLFDCINCDKCVPVCPNDANFTYEAPPRRIAYRDLVVEGGRLVPAAEKTLALGGAKSSPHQIANWADACNDCGNCDVFCPEDGGPYIEKPRIFSSLASFLEDAPRPGFFLRREADGSLAARGRWGGREAELVARPDGSAVFSDGVAELRFAAREAAAPEEARLLAAPAPEGHVVPVGHYHALRALAAGLFAAGAVSWVTATNPDRTALEISK; encoded by the coding sequence GTGAGCGTGCTGCGCCCGCTCCCGCTCTCCGTCCTCGTGCGCCGCGCGGCGGAGGAGCTTCCGAAGGGGTCGGTCTACGACCTCCCCGTCCGCCACGTTTTCCGGGGCGCCCCGGGCCTCGACCTGTCCGTGCGATTCCACGGCCGTCGCGCGGCGACGCCCCTGGGTCCCGCCGCCGGCCCTCAGACGCAGCTCGCGCAGAACCTCGCGCTCTCGTACCTCGCGGGCGGGCGGATCCTCGAGCTCAAGACGGTGCAGGTGAACGACCACCTCGTGATTCCGCGCCCGTGCATCGACATGCGGACCGTGGGGTTCAACGTGGAGTGGTCGCAGGAGCTCGCCGTCGGGGACTCGCTGCGCGAGTACGCGAAGGCGCGGCTCCTCGTCGCGATCCTCGACGAGCTCGCCGGCATTCCCGAGAACGAGCGCGACGTCGTCTTCGACGTCTCCGTCGGCTACGACCTCGAGGGCATCCGGTCGCCGAAGATGTCCGCGTTCTTCGACGGCATCCGTGACGCGAGCGCGATTCTCGACGAGGAACGCGCGGCACTGCGCCGCGAGCTGCCCGGATCGTTGCGGCGCTTCGCCGACGTCCCGTGCCCGGCGCGGCTCTCGGACTCGGTCACGCTCTCGACGTTCCACGGCTGTCCGGCCGAGGAGATCGACGCGATCGGGCGCCATCTCCTCGTCGAGCGGGGCCTCAACACGATCGTGAAGCTCAACCCGACGCTCCTCGGCTACGGGGAGGTCGAGGAGATCCTCCACGGCCGGCTCGGCTACGGGCACATCGCGCTCCGCCGCGCGGCGTTCGAGAAGGACCTCCACTGGGATGGAGCGCTCGCGATCGCCCGCGACCTTACGGCCGAGGCGGCGCGCCTTGGCCTCGGCTTCGGCTTCAAGGTCACGAACACGCTCGTCGTCGTCAACGCGGGCGACTTCATGCCCGGCGACGAGGCGTATCTGTCCGGCGAGCCGCTGCACGTCCTCGCGCTCGCGGTGGGACTGCGACTCCGCGAGGAGCTGGGCGCGGACCTCCCGGTGTCCTTCTCGGCCGGCGTGGACGCGGCAAACGTGGCCGGCGTCGTTGCCTGCGGCTTCGTGCCCGTGACGAGCTGCACGGACCTCCTGCGCCCGGGCGGCTACAAGCGCCTCCACCGTCAGGCCGAGGCCCTCGCGGGCGCGATGCGCGACGCGGGCGCCGCGACGCGGGACGACTTCATCCGGAAGCGGGCGGGGGTCGAAGGCGGCGATGCCCTCGAGGCGTCCCTCCTGAATCACCGCCGGGCGGCGGCCGCCGCCCTCGGCGACGCGCACTACGCGGCGGCCCGGACGGGCACGCCGCCGCGGAAGATCGGGTCGCACCTGCACCTCTTCGACTGCATCAACTGCGACAAGTGCGTCCCCGTCTGCCCGAACGACGCCAACTTCACGTACGAGGCGCCGCCGCGGAGAATCGCGTATCGCGATCTCGTCGTCGAGGGCGGGCGCCTCGTCCCGGCCGCGGAGAAGACCCTGGCGCTCGGCGGCGCGAAGTCGTCGCCGCACCAGATCGCGAACTGGGCCGACGCGTGCAACGACTGCGGGAACTGCGACGTCTTCTGTCCGGAGGACGGCGGTCCGTACATCGAGAAGCCCCGCATCTTCTCGTCCCTCGCCTCCTTCCTCGAGGACGCGCCGCGCCCGGGCTTCTTCCTGCGGCGGGAGGCGGACGGCTCCCTCGCGGCCCGGGGGCGCTGGGGAGGGCGCGAGGCGGAGCTCGTCGCCAGGCCGGACGGCTCGGCGGTCTTCTCGGACGGCGTCGCGGAGCTGCGGTTCGCCGCCCGCGAGGCGGCCGCGCCCGAAGAAGCCCGTCTTCTCGCGGCGCCCGCGCCCGAGGGGCACGTCGTGCCCGTGGGCCATTACCATGCTCTGCGCGCTCTCGCGGCCGGCCTGTTCGCGGCGGGCGCCGTTTCGTGGGTGACCGCGACGAATCCGGACAGGACCGCATTGGAGATTTCGAAATGA
- a CDS encoding amidohydrolase family protein has translation MTGLAIAGGTVVTLDPPAVEQSDVVLGAGPRRSLDASGCLVLPGLAVAHTHLYSALARGMPGPGEPPRSFREILEKVWWRLDAALDEKSLEASAELALLDAALSGVTAVIDHHESPSFIAGSLDVLARAARSVGVKAALCYGATDRHGAQGAREGLAECERAIRDGLPAMVGLHAGFTVSDGTLASAADLAERTGSWLHVHVAEDRCDAGSFERLEKAGALGPNAILVHGVHLSAGERERAKNAGSWIVHNPRSNMQNAVGYADPKTLGPRVALGTDGMDADLFTEARVAHLRAREAYGPEGGIDAVALLANSGRLADRALGERPGDWIVLDYDPPTPISAENLAGHVLFGLGTRHVRDVVVSGEIVVRNRVPLRVDAERIRARAREEAARLWRRMA, from the coding sequence GTGACGGGGCTTGCGATTGCGGGTGGGACCGTCGTCACGCTCGACCCGCCAGCGGTCGAGCAGAGCGACGTCGTCCTCGGGGCCGGGCCGCGGCGGTCTCTCGACGCGTCGGGCTGCCTCGTCCTGCCCGGCCTCGCGGTCGCGCACACGCATCTCTATTCGGCGCTCGCGCGCGGCATGCCGGGTCCCGGCGAGCCGCCGCGCTCCTTCCGCGAGATCCTCGAGAAGGTCTGGTGGCGGCTCGACGCGGCGCTCGACGAGAAATCGCTCGAAGCCTCGGCGGAGCTGGCCCTCCTCGACGCGGCTCTCTCGGGCGTCACGGCGGTTATCGACCATCACGAGTCCCCGTCGTTCATCGCGGGCTCGCTCGACGTCCTCGCGCGCGCCGCGCGCTCGGTCGGAGTGAAGGCCGCGCTCTGCTACGGCGCGACGGACCGCCACGGAGCGCAGGGCGCCCGCGAAGGTCTCGCGGAGTGCGAGCGCGCGATCCGGGACGGCCTGCCCGCGATGGTGGGCCTCCACGCCGGCTTCACCGTCTCGGATGGGACGCTCGCCTCCGCCGCGGACCTCGCGGAACGGACGGGTAGCTGGCTGCACGTGCACGTCGCGGAGGACCGCTGCGACGCGGGGTCCTTCGAGCGTCTCGAGAAGGCCGGCGCCCTCGGGCCGAACGCGATTCTCGTGCACGGCGTGCACCTGTCCGCGGGCGAACGCGAGCGCGCGAAGAACGCCGGCTCCTGGATCGTCCACAACCCGCGCAGCAACATGCAGAACGCCGTCGGGTACGCGGACCCGAAGACGCTGGGCCCGCGCGTCGCCCTCGGGACGGACGGCATGGACGCCGACCTCTTCACGGAGGCGCGCGTCGCGCACCTGCGTGCCCGCGAGGCCTACGGGCCCGAGGGCGGCATCGACGCCGTCGCCCTTCTCGCGAACAGCGGGCGCCTCGCCGACCGGGCACTCGGAGAGAGGCCGGGCGACTGGATCGTCCTCGACTACGACCCGCCCACGCCGATCTCGGCCGAGAACCTCGCGGGGCACGTCCTCTTCGGTCTCGGCACGCGCCACGTCCGCGACGTCGTCGTGAGCGGGGAAATCGTCGTGCGCAACCGGGTCCCGCTGCGCGTCGACGCGGAGCGAATCCGCGCCCGCGCGCGCGAAGAAGCGGCGCGGCTCTGGAGGCGGATGGCGTGA
- a CDS encoding pyridoxal-phosphate dependent enzyme: MIHGPTYAEMRDPGLLPAEVRKRAHVAAREAPLDPVNLFNITWHDADGRVRALRLPEALTGVEAPIVLLYAKDFPTGAHKVGATYSVLMEHQLAGDVAPGDSTLVWPSTGNYGIGGSWVGPRMGYESVVILPEDMSAERFEKIAAYGARAIKTPGSESNVKEIYDECKRLRVDPKIRVMNQFEEMANYRWHYNVTGAAAAEAVDVLAAGRPAAFVSAMGSSGTIAAGDLLKARFGTRIVGLEPIQCPTISRNGYGAHAIEGIGDKHVTWIHNVRNMDAVMAIDDQECLLGLQLVAEPAGRDFLAEAGGLGEAAHRLSTLLGVSGVCNILGAIKTAKWLGLGKSDAIVTVATDGLDRYPSVLRRLEKTTGPLTRDRAEAHLESIFHGQKLDWVAEGTHESRERWHNLKYFTWVEQQGKTLAELDAQRSERWWADQAALAGDVDRRLREVRGW; the protein is encoded by the coding sequence ATGATTCACGGCCCGACCTACGCCGAAATGCGCGACCCCGGCCTGCTCCCCGCGGAGGTCCGCAAGCGCGCCCATGTCGCTGCCCGCGAGGCGCCGCTCGATCCCGTCAACCTCTTCAACATCACGTGGCACGACGCCGACGGTCGCGTGCGAGCGCTCCGTCTGCCGGAGGCCCTCACGGGAGTCGAGGCGCCGATCGTCCTCCTCTACGCGAAGGACTTCCCGACGGGCGCGCACAAGGTGGGGGCCACGTACTCGGTCCTCATGGAGCACCAGCTCGCGGGTGACGTCGCGCCCGGGGATTCGACGCTCGTGTGGCCCTCGACCGGCAACTACGGCATCGGCGGGTCGTGGGTGGGCCCGCGCATGGGCTACGAGTCGGTCGTCATCCTCCCGGAGGACATGAGCGCCGAGCGCTTCGAGAAGATCGCGGCTTACGGGGCGCGCGCGATCAAGACGCCGGGCTCGGAGAGCAACGTCAAGGAGATCTACGACGAGTGCAAGCGGCTCCGGGTGGACCCGAAGATCCGCGTGATGAACCAGTTCGAGGAGATGGCGAACTACCGCTGGCACTACAACGTCACGGGCGCGGCCGCGGCCGAGGCCGTCGACGTGCTCGCTGCGGGCCGGCCGGCGGCCTTCGTCTCGGCCATGGGCTCCTCGGGCACGATCGCGGCGGGCGACCTCCTCAAGGCGCGCTTCGGGACGCGCATCGTCGGCCTCGAGCCGATCCAGTGCCCGACGATCTCGCGGAACGGCTACGGCGCCCACGCGATCGAGGGGATCGGCGACAAGCACGTCACCTGGATTCACAACGTCAGAAACATGGACGCCGTGATGGCGATCGACGACCAGGAGTGCCTGCTCGGGCTGCAGCTCGTCGCCGAGCCCGCCGGACGCGACTTCCTCGCCGAAGCGGGCGGGCTCGGGGAAGCCGCGCACCGGCTCTCCACGCTTCTCGGCGTCAGCGGCGTCTGCAACATCCTCGGGGCGATCAAGACCGCGAAGTGGCTGGGGCTCGGGAAGAGCGACGCCATCGTCACCGTGGCGACGGACGGACTCGACCGGTACCCGTCGGTCCTCCGCCGCCTCGAGAAGACGACGGGCCCGCTCACGCGCGATCGGGCCGAGGCGCATCTCGAGTCGATCTTCCACGGGCAGAAGCTGGACTGGGTCGCGGAAGGAACGCACGAGAGCCGCGAGCGGTGGCACAACCTGAAGTACTTCACGTGGGTCGAGCAGCAGGGGAAGACGTTGGCCGAGCTCGACGCCCAGCGCTCCGAGCGCTGGTGGGCCGACCAGGCCGCGCTCGCGGGGGACGTGGACCGCCGGCTCCGCGAGGTGCGTGGCTGGTGA
- a CDS encoding threonine synthase gives MSLALPKVTGLRCVLCSAVYAHGEVEYTCPRCGIEGILDVEYDHDRVAKTFGRAALASNPDFSLWRYRALLPVPDDAAALPPPRLQVGFTPVVDAPALAKELGLGALLVKDDGRNPTASFKDRASSVVVLRARWLGRSEITCSSTGNAASSLAGFAAEAGMKAFIFVPASAPEAKVAQLLVYGAKVFLVEGPYEDAFRVCQAAVEEFGWYNRNCAINPYLVEGKKTCGLEIGEQLRANPPDVVTVALGDGCTTAGIWKGLVEMKTHGVIDRLPRLLAVQAEGAAPLAKTFARGDERIESLDAATLADSINVGAPRNGIKALRAVRASGGAIVTARDEAILAWIPRLARATGVFAEPTGVAALAGLEAALEKGLVRRGERVLHVATGNGLKDTRGAMRSVGPPTRIPPDLDAVRRALEKR, from the coding sequence TTGAGTCTTGCGCTGCCGAAGGTGACGGGTCTCCGGTGCGTCCTGTGCTCGGCCGTTTACGCGCACGGCGAGGTCGAGTACACGTGCCCGCGCTGCGGGATCGAAGGCATCCTCGACGTCGAGTACGACCACGACCGCGTGGCGAAGACGTTCGGGCGCGCCGCTCTCGCGTCGAACCCAGACTTCTCGCTCTGGAGGTACCGGGCGCTCCTGCCGGTGCCGGACGACGCGGCCGCGCTCCCGCCGCCGCGCCTGCAGGTGGGCTTCACGCCCGTCGTCGACGCACCCGCGCTCGCGAAGGAGCTGGGCCTTGGAGCGCTCCTCGTCAAGGACGACGGGCGGAACCCGACGGCCTCCTTCAAAGACCGCGCGAGCTCGGTCGTCGTCCTCCGCGCGCGGTGGCTCGGGCGCAGCGAGATCACGTGCTCGTCGACCGGCAATGCTGCGTCTTCCCTTGCCGGGTTTGCCGCCGAGGCGGGGATGAAAGCGTTCATCTTCGTCCCGGCCTCCGCCCCGGAAGCGAAGGTCGCCCAGCTTCTCGTCTACGGAGCGAAGGTCTTCCTCGTCGAGGGGCCGTACGAGGACGCTTTCCGGGTCTGCCAGGCGGCGGTCGAAGAGTTCGGCTGGTACAACAGGAACTGCGCGATCAACCCGTATCTGGTCGAGGGGAAGAAAACGTGCGGCCTCGAAATCGGCGAGCAGCTGCGCGCGAACCCGCCCGACGTCGTGACCGTTGCTCTCGGCGACGGCTGCACGACGGCCGGGATCTGGAAGGGCCTCGTCGAGATGAAGACGCACGGCGTCATCGACCGGCTGCCGCGCCTCCTCGCCGTTCAGGCCGAGGGCGCCGCGCCGCTCGCGAAGACGTTCGCGCGCGGCGACGAGCGGATCGAATCCCTCGACGCGGCGACGCTCGCCGATTCCATCAACGTCGGCGCGCCGCGCAACGGCATCAAGGCGCTCCGCGCCGTGCGCGCCTCGGGCGGCGCCATCGTGACCGCGCGCGACGAGGCCATCCTCGCGTGGATCCCGCGTCTCGCCCGCGCGACGGGCGTCTTCGCCGAGCCCACGGGAGTCGCCGCGCTCGCCGGCCTCGAGGCCGCGCTCGAGAAGGGCCTCGTTCGGCGCGGGGAGAGGGTCCTCCACGTCGCCACCGGCAACGGCCTGAAAGACACGCGGGGAGCCATGCGCTCCGTCGGCCCCCCGACACGCATTCCGCCGGACCTCGACGCCGTCCGGCGCGCACTGGAGAAAAGATGA